The Cloeon dipterum chromosome X, ieCloDipt1.1, whole genome shotgun sequence genome includes a window with the following:
- the LOC135945836 gene encoding organic cation transporter protein-like isoform X2: MVTEWSLVCDRSVLVSLIQSLYILGTAIGGVVTFFSLKIISPKMLIMVGTALQVSAGIAGALQPILEVHCLLKLLIGLGTCLMFTAANQIIVDISTGWRKTVFSVSFEFFWSIGVITLGWLDAAADSWSTLHLTFSIPSIVFILMWSIFPESPRWLIAHGRFENADNLLKFVANYNGRDLPEDFTTKKPLIASPGSTCQKLPKFRVFCLQIMWIGTVVHYYGALYNIRNVGGPTLPIRTSFAGAAEIIGTVLGIFLLLKSNHKFGTLSLLLLIGGTSCATSFAIPPNASGSTSGWTMLGLAIVGRISVACSLAVMTNGSLELLPGDRRPTVGLAMVTVARLLLMTAPFLSTLAFYGESITLTFHGCLASIAAFGAFGIFITTEWRGLQELFNKKVFNPQEEPKRASEEDIVVCTYFNYQCEEFITSISA, translated from the exons ATGGTGACGGAG TGGTCTCTAGTGTGTGACAGGAGTGTGCTCGTGAGTTTAATCCAGTCGCTCTACATTTTGGGAACAGCAATCGGTGGTGTCGTCACCTTCTTTTCACTCAAAAT AATTTCGCCAAAGATGCTTATCATGGTCGGCACGGCACTGCAGGTGAGCGCTGGTATCGCAGGCGCCCTGCAGCCTATTTTGGAAGTGCACTGTCTCCTCAAATTGCTCATTGGCCTTGGGACGTGCCTCATGTTCACGGCTGCCAATCAGATTA ttgtAGACATTAGCACCGGTTGGCGGAAAACGGTTTTCAGCGTtagttttgagtttttttggTCCATCGGCGTGATCACTTTAGGCTGGTTGGACGCAGCTGCTGACTCCTGGTCAACCTTGCACCTCACCTTTTCAATACCCTCGATAGTTTTCATACTAATGTGGAG tatttttccgGAGTCTCCACGCTGGCTGATCGCCCATGGACGGTTCGAGAACGCAGACAATCTGCTCAAATTCGTGGCCAATTACAATGGACGAGATTTGCCGGAGGATTTCACAACCAAAAAGCCTCTTATTgc ttcacCAGGCAGCACATGCCAAAAGCTGCCGAAGTTTAGAGTATTTTGTCTGCAAATTATGTGGATTGGAACGGTGGTCCACTATTATGGGGCTTTGTATAACATTAGAAATGTTGGAGGCCCAACTTTACCTATCAGAACATCATTTGCcg gtGCCGCTGAAATCATAGGAACTGTCTTAGGAATTTTTCTGCTGTTGAAATCAAACCATAAATTTGGAACATTGAGTCTTCTTCTGTTGATTGGAGGAACGAGCTGTGCAACCTCGTTCGCCATCCCAccaaatg cATCTGGAAGCACTAGTGGCTGGACCATGTTGGGGCTGGCAATTGTGGGAAGAATATCAGTCGCGTGTTCTCTAGCCGTGATGACAAATGGCAGTTTAGAATTGCTTCCTGGAGACCGCAGACCTACCGTTGGCTTGGCGATGGTCACCGTGGCACGGTTGCTTCTAATGACTGCTCCCTTTTTAAGCACTCTT gcgTTCTACGGAGAGAGCATCACTTTGACATTCCACGGATGTTTGGCTTCGATCGCTGCGTTTGGCGCTTTTGGCATTTTCATAACTACTGAATGGAGAGGGCTGCAAGAgctctttaataaaaaagtattcaaccctcaggaggAGCCAAAAAG GGCTAGTGAAGAAGATATCGTGGTTTGCACGTATTTTAATTACCAATGCGAAGAATTCATCACAAGTATCTCTGCGTGA
- the LOC135945836 gene encoding organic cation transporter protein-like isoform X1 produces the protein MVTEWSLVCDRSVLVSLIQSLYILGTAIGGVVTFFSLKIISPKMLIMVGTALQVSAGIAGALQPILEVHCLLKLLIGLGTCLMFTAANQIIVDISTGWRKTVFSVSFEFFWSIGVITLGWLDAAADSWSTLHLTFSIPSIVFILMWSIFPESPRWLIAHGRFENADNLLKFVANYNGRDLPEDFTTKKPLIASPGSTCQKLPKFRVFCLQIMWIGTVVHYYGALYNIRNVGGPTLPIRTSFAGAAEIIGTVLGIFLLLKSNHKFGTLSLLLLIGGTSCATSFAIPPNASGSTSGWTMLGLAIVGRISVACSLAVMTNGSLELLPGDRRPTVGLAMVTVARLLLMTAPFLSTLAFYGESITLTFHGCLASIAAFGAFGIFITTEWRGLQELFNKKVFNPQEEPKSRASEEDIVVCTYFNYQCEEFITSISA, from the exons ATGGTGACGGAG TGGTCTCTAGTGTGTGACAGGAGTGTGCTCGTGAGTTTAATCCAGTCGCTCTACATTTTGGGAACAGCAATCGGTGGTGTCGTCACCTTCTTTTCACTCAAAAT AATTTCGCCAAAGATGCTTATCATGGTCGGCACGGCACTGCAGGTGAGCGCTGGTATCGCAGGCGCCCTGCAGCCTATTTTGGAAGTGCACTGTCTCCTCAAATTGCTCATTGGCCTTGGGACGTGCCTCATGTTCACGGCTGCCAATCAGATTA ttgtAGACATTAGCACCGGTTGGCGGAAAACGGTTTTCAGCGTtagttttgagtttttttggTCCATCGGCGTGATCACTTTAGGCTGGTTGGACGCAGCTGCTGACTCCTGGTCAACCTTGCACCTCACCTTTTCAATACCCTCGATAGTTTTCATACTAATGTGGAG tatttttccgGAGTCTCCACGCTGGCTGATCGCCCATGGACGGTTCGAGAACGCAGACAATCTGCTCAAATTCGTGGCCAATTACAATGGACGAGATTTGCCGGAGGATTTCACAACCAAAAAGCCTCTTATTgc ttcacCAGGCAGCACATGCCAAAAGCTGCCGAAGTTTAGAGTATTTTGTCTGCAAATTATGTGGATTGGAACGGTGGTCCACTATTATGGGGCTTTGTATAACATTAGAAATGTTGGAGGCCCAACTTTACCTATCAGAACATCATTTGCcg gtGCCGCTGAAATCATAGGAACTGTCTTAGGAATTTTTCTGCTGTTGAAATCAAACCATAAATTTGGAACATTGAGTCTTCTTCTGTTGATTGGAGGAACGAGCTGTGCAACCTCGTTCGCCATCCCAccaaatg cATCTGGAAGCACTAGTGGCTGGACCATGTTGGGGCTGGCAATTGTGGGAAGAATATCAGTCGCGTGTTCTCTAGCCGTGATGACAAATGGCAGTTTAGAATTGCTTCCTGGAGACCGCAGACCTACCGTTGGCTTGGCGATGGTCACCGTGGCACGGTTGCTTCTAATGACTGCTCCCTTTTTAAGCACTCTT gcgTTCTACGGAGAGAGCATCACTTTGACATTCCACGGATGTTTGGCTTCGATCGCTGCGTTTGGCGCTTTTGGCATTTTCATAACTACTGAATGGAGAGGGCTGCAAGAgctctttaataaaaaagtattcaaccctcaggaggAGCCAAAAAG CAGGGCTAGTGAAGAAGATATCGTGGTTTGCACGTATTTTAATTACCAATGCGAAGAATTCATCACAAGTATCTCTGCGTGA